The following DNA comes from Hordeum vulgare subsp. vulgare chromosome 3H, MorexV3_pseudomolecules_assembly, whole genome shotgun sequence.
TTCTATCTGAGAAAGTGAATTGACTGTATACAGAATGACAATGACTTATCATATAAAATATCAGTGCATAGTTGTAACAAAAAATGAGAAACAATAGCATGCACATCTGCATACAACAACCATTTTTGTGCATACATAGTTGTATTCTACAACAATTAAATTGTGATGCAGATCCAAATCAATTTCGATGTGTATTGTAGTATTGAGCTTTGAAGAACACAGGCACAACAATTCAATAAGGAGACAGACCAGGAAGCAATCCAAATACTAAGTGCACACTGTAAAGTGGGGATACCTTCAATGGATAACCCAAGCATATGACCGCAGAAGCACTGATACCATCGGAGCTAGCTACCATGCAGCTGACCCTGAGAATGTTGAAGCATCACATAAGTGTACTCAGAAGTCAGATCATATGACAAACCAAAAAGATGCACAAGCAACAACATTATCAAACCAGTAAATGTTACCTTGAACCCATAGACTTCCTCATAAGAACAAGCGGGTGACCAGGATGCTCTGCCACAGCATTCTTCACCGCACTGAGATGATGGTCGACAAGCTTGTCTGCCTTCGGGGGAGGCCTCCGTTTACCACCCGACATATCtgcagtgttgttgcttgataaattaATCAACCATTAAGTGAACATGGGTCAAGCATTAAGAACTGGACCTTCAGATAAAAAAGAAACAATTAGGAGTAGATGGAATTCAATAAACTCACATGGATAGTCGAATGTTACTACTTCAATGGCATCTAGGGCATCTTTCACCATCTCCTTCCAGCTAGAAGAACCAATTGTCAGTTCTTAAACATAACTATCCACATACCAAGAACAGATAGATGTGTACACAAACTGGAATCCTCGTTCAAGTGATTTCAAAAACTGCAGATCCATCAAGCgcgtgaagaagaagcagagaaagAGAGCTCACTAGGTCATCCaatcagaggaggagggggcACCAACACCGTGGGCGAATACGACCACCGGTTGCCGGTGAGTAAGTTTAGTCCAAAAGGGCGGAGGCGGTGACGGCGCCGTCGTGCGCTGATCCACGCGGCTGCGCTTGCGAGCCATGGAGGGAGGTTAGGGGCTAGCACGTGCAGGCCATGGCGGCTCCGGCAAGCAGGAACTGGCGAGGCCAGCTGAGTCCTGTGGCGCAGCGAGGAGGAGAGGCCGGCTGAGGGCTGCGGCGGCCGATGCGGGAGGCTATGGCTGGCTTGGTGTGGTTGGTCAACGCACGGATCGGGCGAGGCACTCGACCTGGATCCCGATCCAAGAGCGAGGCGAGGCGAACGCCCTGCTTGGCTGACCCGATCCAGAATGGGGCGACGGGGACTCGCAGCAGGGATCCGCGGCGGAAGGCGACCGGCGGCGGGCAGAGCTTGGGCGGCGGCAGCTGCTGCGCGGTGCGGTAGGGCGCCTCGGgcacgggagctcgagctgggtTGCTCGCTCGATGGGGAGGCAGGGAAGCGCAGCTCCGATGGGTTATTTTTTTTTACTCTTACACGTACCGATTCGTTGACTTATTTGAGGATTGCGGGTTGATTAGCTAAATCAACAGGGGCTTTTGTGTAAAAATGCCTCAACGGGTTTTCCGacagaagcgatagcctctttattattaggtaaagatttacaGTTAGGATATGGGTCCTGAACTCCCTAGATATTTCTATTGTGTCCGATTGATTGATCAATAAAATGAGTTAGAGCAAATAAACATGTGATTGGATGGTTAGACGGACAACAGTATCACCTGCCATCTAAGTTTAAGTTCAGACTTGATATTGGTGCTTgcatttttttttaatttatttcaggTCTTTCGACGATGTGCTTTTAGTGGGAAGAGTCCATGACGATTTCGTTTATCTCATGATGAAGTGACGATTCAGTCTTTCTGAGATGCTTATAGATTAGGATGTGCGTGCGTGCGTTTATAAGAATGAGTATATTTTCATGTATGTGAACGACTTCTATTGTAGCGTggtaaaaaacaagttagattacTACTCTCTTCATCccgaaataagtgactcaactttatactaacttgagtcacttattttgagacgaaggGAGTAATAAAAAAGAGAGCAGCTGATCACCTAGAAAACGACCTAGAATTCAattgtttttttttgaaacagGCAAAAAATTGTCATTTTCATTGattaagaagaagagaattgTCCGGTTAATTGGCAGAAAACCGGGCTAAAACCGATACAATACACAACCCATATGACATGAGCACCACCCTTCAACCTGACCACCAACATGGGACCCGAAGCTGCAAAGAAGAAAGACATCCGTCGTGGAGTCGCtagcgtcatcgtcatcatcggttGCCTCGAACGAGCGACTCCGACTTCACCATCGAGCTCCAATGTCGAAGCCATCCCGCAAATAACTGCAAAGAAACCACGATGGCACATGCCACTGGATGACCACACGCGCGAGTAGCCAACAACTCTGACCCTGACGACGAGTATCACAAGGGAAATATGCAGGAATTGCACCGACCGAGTCCTTTGCAAACGACCACCAAGCGCCCGTCATCGTCACCGCGTGGACTCGCTCCACCGCAGCTCCGACTTCAAGCAACCAAGCAACCCACGAAAGACCACCTCGGACATGCTGGAAAGAACCGAATACCAAAGTTCACGCCGCGACCCGAGCTCCTAGTAACACCATCATAGTTTCCAAACAGTAACAAGTGCCCCACCTTAGCAAACCATGCAGCGAAGATGCCACCAACCACCGCGAAGATGCCGCAACACGCTAGTCTCCTAGTCGTAGCCGGCTCCGAGGCGATGCCCCCAAGAAGGAAAAAGACGCAGTGACGCCTCCATCTCCCGATCCACGGGATCTGAGGTTTCCCACCGGAGCTCAGGCCATGAGGAGGAGCAGCACACCTCCGCGACGACGCTTCCAAGAAAGATAGCGGCACCCGCGGGCTTCGCCGTCGCCGACTTCGATGAGGATCGGAGCAAAGATTTCTCCCGGACCTGCGTTGAACACCCAGCCCCACCAACCGCCGCCCACCAACCACTAGTTGTTGAGGCTTACCTCCTTCTGACCACGGGATCCCACGATCCACCACGACCAGACGCACCGCCCCCCTGGCCGAAGCCGTCACCTCCAAATACGGGGCCACCGCCCGGCAACCGCAAACCTCTAGAGCGTGGCCGCTGCACGCCACCACGCCCCCAGCCAGGGAAACCCCCCGGTGGGGCCAGAACCGGTCGAAGATGGCCAGATCTGGGAAGCCGCCACATCCGATGACGAGCACACGCACGAGCTCGCACATGAGGAAAAGGGGCCGCCACCCTGCTGAGACCTGCCGAAGGAGAGTCGTCGAGCGACGCGGGAGACCCGTCGGCACTGGCGATGCCACGCCGCGAGAGGACGCGAAAGGGCCGACCTTCCCTGCCACGAGAGTGCACCGCAGGGCAAGGAaacgcctcgccgccgccgtttGCCGGTCGGGCTTATCCCGCTGGCTTTCTTCGTCGACAACGAGGGAGGAGGAAGCAGTGGAGGGGCGGTGCGACTGCGACCAGTGGCGAGTCCAGTCGGTGGGCTTCGTAAGGCTCTAGCCTACCCTCCAGGAGAATGAATTTCTTTTTTACTACTACTAATCTCATCAGCTCAGCTGATTAGCTCAACAACCGACAAGAGCACATACGCAAGACTGCCCACACCAAAGGAGCGAGCAAACACTCATCCATCTCCAGGCACGCCGCAGGCACCACTCACGCTCCAGGTCGAGGGCTCCAGACCTAGGTTGGTCGGCGTTTCCACTAGTATTCATTAAAAAGTACCACTGCAGGGGCAAATTCGGACACGTTTGGCCAGATCCGGGCACGTTTGGTCAAATCTTAGGTCAACTCCACCACGTGACCCATCCTGTCCGGCCCCGTCCGTTTGGGGTAAAAGGGACAAACCTGTCGGCCCAGCGCGAGACGGCCCAGACCCATCTTGTCTGTTTTGTGTCCGGCATGACCCATTTCGAGCGCAAACTTGCGCGGGGTTTGGGTCACGGCGGACATCAAACGGCCGCACGCTCGTCCGCGTCGGGGACGCGTGGCAGGCGGCCACCTACCTCCCACCCGCCCACATCAATGCGCACGAGCGGTCGGGTCCGCCTGTCATCCGTCCCAGGGAACggtcgcggtccttcttaaatGGGGAAGCCGTGGACCGGTCGTCGTCCGCAGTTCCCATCGCCACCccgcggcctcctcgaaacccgacaGCCAAACCCTAGCAGCCTCCTCGAACTCGCCGGCCGCCCACCTCGCAGCCATGGGCCTGTGGAACTACAGCCGCACGGGGAAGCACGACCGCGAGGCTGGCTCCTCATCAGGACGTCGTCGCGGCTCCGTGAAGGAGGAGGCCGCATCGCCACCGCGCCGTGCCTCCGCCGCGGCTCCCTTCACCATCGCCCCTAGGCCCGTCGGCAAGCGCGACCGGCAGTACCTCAGCGCTAAGGTATGCCGGCGCTACTAGGAGACGAGGACGCCGGTCCCATGGAGCGACGTCCACCTCCCCAACGCGTGGCACCTCTCCGCCGATCGGGTCCCTATTTCGCCGGTGCCGACGAGCAGCTGTGCGCGCCGCGACGAgatcgagcgccgccgccgcctcctccccgacaacatgtactacgaggacaggtacgcCTCCGACTCCACCCTCTGGGACACGTGGCTCAGGGACGAGCACGACGTGCGGCGCGCGTCCTACTTCGCCGGCACGGTCTCGGGGCCTCGGAAGGCACGGGAGGTGTGAGGGCGTACAGGGGTGTGTGGCGTCACGCCCACACCGTCGCCTTCCCCGTCTctgtcaccacctccacctcctcgcatgaaggaggaggaggaggcccgactCATGCAACACGTCATGGAGGACTCCTTGATGACGCATGATGAGCGCCAATGGACGGGCCTAGACCGCGCGATGGCCCTCTGTGCGGCCGGCGACGTCGCCATCCCCGAgcatatggaggaggaggaggtggccgcgttCCCTCCAGATCTGGTGGGCGCGTCATGGAGCTGGTCGTGCACCGCGTCGTAGATGGCGCAGGGAATGGGGGCCGTGAACTGGTGCCCCACGCCGCCGCGGTCACCGGAGCGGTACGCCTCACCACGGGAGGAGGTGCTGCAGGCACCTGCCAGCTTCCAGCCCGCCCCCGCACACCAGGGATCGTCGGCCCACCTCTGGACGCCGCTGGCCTACGTCGACCTcgtcagcgacgacgacgacaacgacaccgGCGGCCAGTGAAGACGGCGACGGCCACGACATCAACGGGCttttttatgttaattatgtcaaaCTCGGCCGTTTTGTGGCCGTGAAAACTGGGCCGTTTTTTATGTTAATCTTATtatgttttaatttttttaacTGCGTTTATTCACTTTTGAGTTAAGTTTTTCTTTTTTAATCACGTCCAACACGGACATGATTTGGGgtgtgttgggttacgtagcataaattcaaaaaaattcccacgcgtattcagatcttcctatggagagaccagcaacgagagacgggtgagtgcatcttcatacctttgaagatcgctaagcggaagcgttgctagaacgcggttgatggagtcgtactcgcggcgattcagctcgcggcgtgattctgatctagtgccgaaccacggcacctccgtgttcaacacacgtgcagcccggtgacgtctcccgcaccttggtccagcaaggaggagggagaggttggggaagatctacggcagcatgacggcgtggtgtcggtggagagacgaggtctcccggcagggcttcgccaagcaccgtgggagaggaggaagaagggggcagggctgcgtcgagggagatggaaaactgtgtgtaaaacagccccaaaacccccactgtatataggaggaggggaggggggtgccacccctagggttcccacctaggtggtgcggcagcccccccagatgggaggtgcggcggccagggcagggggaggggtggcgcacccctaggtgggccttaggcccaccagcgcctagggttttcccccctctccaattcatgcgccttgggcctccttgtgggaggcgcaccagcccactttgggctggttgccctccctcttttggcccatgctacctcttggggctggtggacccccgggaccatttccggtggtctcggtacattaccggtgacgccaaacatttccggtgtccaaaaccatccatcctatatatcaatctttacctccggaccattccggagctcctcgtgacgttcgggatctcatccgggactccgaacaactttcggtaacctcgtataacaattccctataaccctagcgtcatcgaaccttaagtgtgtagaccctcgtataacaattccctataatctCATCGAACCGTTgggtttgggagacaggcagacatgaccgagacacctctccggccaataaccatcagcggggtctggatacccatggtggctcccacttgctccatgatgatctcatcggatgaaccatgatgtcaaggattcaatcaatcccgtatacaattccctttgtttgtcggtatagaacttgcccgagattcgatcgtcggtatacctataccttgttcaatctcgttaccggtaagtctctttactcgttctgtagcacgtcatcgtgtgactaactccttagtcacattgatctcatgatgatgttctaccgagtgggcccagagatacctctccgtcacgcggagtgacaaatcccgatctcgattcgtaccaacccaacggacactttcagaggtacccgtagtgcacctttatagtcacccagttacgttgtgacgtttgatacacccaaagcactcctacggcatccgagagttgcacaatctcacggtcgaaggaaaagccacttgacattagaaaagctttagcatacgaacaatacgatctagtgctatgcttaggattgggtcttgtccatcacatcattctcccgatgatgtgaccccgttatcaatgacatctaaggcccatgaccaggaaaccatgatcatctattgactaacgagctagacaactagagtcttgctagggacacattgtgatctatttattcacacatgtattactgtttcgtgttaatacaattatagcatgaacaatagacgattatcatgaacaaggaaatatgataataaccattttattattgcctctagggcatatttccaacagtctcccacttgcactagagtcaataatctagttacattgtgatgtatcgaacacccatagcattatggtgttgatcatgtttttctcgtggaagaggtttagtcaacgggtctgcagcattcagatccgtgtgtactttacaaatctctattactccactctggacatggtcctggatggatttgtagcggcgtttgatgtgcttcgtcttccggtgaaacctgggctccttggctatggcaatgaccccagtgttatcacagaagagtgtcattggacccgacacgcttggaaccactccaaggtcggtgatgagctccttcatccaaattccttcatgagctgcttctgaagcagctatgtactccgcttcacatgtagatgctgccacgacttcttgcttgctgccgcaccagctcactgccccaccattcaaaacatatacgtatccggtctgtgacttagagtcatctggatctgtgtcgaagctagcgtcgacgtaaccctttacgacgagctcttcgtcacctccataaacaagaaacatctccttagtcctctttaggtacttaaggatattcttgaccgctgtccagtgttccataccgggatcactttggtacctccctaccaaacttatggcaaggtttatatcaggtctggtacacagcctgGCATACATTAGAAAGCCTATGGCTGAAgtataggggacagtactcatcttctctctatctgctgtcgtggtcggtgactgagtcttactcaatctcataccttgcaaaactggcaagaaccctttctttgagttttccatattgaacttcttcaatatcttgtcaaggtatgtactttgcgaaagacctatgaggcgtcttgatctatctctatagatcttgatgcctaatatgtatgcaacttctccaaggtccttcattgaaaaaactcttgttcaaataggcctttatgctctccaacatctctatattattccccatcaatagtatgtcatcgacatacagtatgaggaaagctacagagctcccactcacttacttgtacagacaagcttctccgtaaacctgtatgaacccaaacgctttaatcaccgcattaaagcgaatgttccaactccgagatgcttacaccagcccatagatggagcgctggagcttgcacactttgttagcttattgtttccatgtcaatagcaaactattgttttgaatctaatggatctgaacattcatgtcacataagaggagttacaatggacatctatgctaggtagcatgcaatatcaaaaattcattctttaccacttccctactcgaggacgaacaggagttaagcttggggatgcttgatacgtcccaaacgagacccccgaagctttggaaga
Coding sequences within:
- the LOC123441447 gene encoding uncharacterized protein LOC123441447 → MARKRSRVDQRTTAPSPPPPFWTKLTHRQPVVVFAHGVGAPSSSDWMTYWKEMVKDALDAIEVVTFDYPYMSGGKRRPPPKADKLVDHHLSAVKNAVAEHPGHPLVLMRKSMGSRVSCMVASSDGISASAVICLGYPLKGAKRVMRDEILLKLMVPTMFVQPDTAEVAQQRPPELASAPGDLHLRMPPSSVSSANWQANLNHRKHQPRTTLKERKKERKRSVGNSDRADMDKVAST